A genomic stretch from Bradyrhizobium sp. 195 includes:
- a CDS encoding putative bifunctional diguanylate cyclase/phosphodiesterase, translating to MARASRTRSDRDEVLRSRAEAEAAIAEARKSHERLRQAIDILPQGIVFLDADGRYVLWNKKYAEIYRKTADLFEEGARLEDTLRIGVARGDYPEAIGHEEEWIAERLQKLYQPAARHEQQLSDGRVILIEERLTDDGGVVGLRVDITELKQREASFRLLFDGNPVPMIVCALDDERILGVNDAAVAHYGYSRAEFERLKIRSLQAFDSEPPWTADPTGEEQAGRTWKHVKADGALIDLAIYSRELTYAERPAVLLALMDITERKRAEARLAFMAQHDGLTGLPNRNLLRQQVDEMLLHTRRSTDKVALLILGLDSFKSVNDTLGHAVGDTLLRGVAKRLRSTLREEDALARLNSDEFAIVQSGLARPEDAVMLAKRLLEAIADPYLLDGHSVVIGASIGIAMAPGDGDESEKLLKSADMALSRAKLDARGSFAFFEAALDAKAQSRRKIEVELRDAIQNDVLRPYYQPLIDLQSGRITGFEALVRWPHAERGMVSPAEFIPVAEDTGLINPLGGLMLRRACLDAAAWPDDVRVAVNLSPLQFRSGNLLSIVTDALKHSGLSPRRLELEITETLLLEKSAQVLASLHALRALGVRISMDDFGTGYSSLSYLRSFPFDKIKIDQSFVRDLGANREAQAIIRSIVSLGKGLGVTITAEGVETEAELSCLRTEGCDEGQGFLFSKARPNAEIISLLAAQRGIDGEDAALVA from the coding sequence TTGGCGCGCGCGTCGCGAACCCGTTCGGACCGCGACGAAGTCCTGCGCAGCCGCGCCGAGGCGGAAGCCGCGATCGCGGAAGCGCGCAAATCCCATGAGCGCCTGCGCCAGGCCATCGACATCCTGCCGCAGGGCATCGTGTTTCTCGATGCCGACGGCCGCTACGTGCTTTGGAACAAGAAGTACGCCGAGATCTACCGCAAGACCGCCGATCTGTTCGAAGAAGGCGCACGTCTCGAAGACACGCTGCGCATCGGCGTCGCACGCGGTGATTATCCCGAAGCCATCGGCCACGAAGAGGAGTGGATCGCCGAGCGGCTGCAAAAGCTCTATCAACCCGCCGCGCGCCACGAGCAGCAGCTGTCGGACGGCCGCGTCATCCTGATCGAGGAGCGCTTGACCGACGACGGCGGCGTCGTCGGCCTGCGCGTCGACATCACCGAATTGAAGCAGCGCGAGGCCTCGTTCCGCCTGCTGTTCGACGGCAATCCCGTTCCCATGATCGTGTGCGCGCTGGACGACGAGCGCATCCTCGGCGTCAACGACGCCGCGGTTGCGCATTACGGCTACAGCCGCGCCGAGTTCGAGCGCCTGAAGATCCGCTCCTTGCAGGCTTTTGACAGCGAGCCGCCCTGGACCGCCGATCCCACCGGCGAGGAGCAGGCAGGCCGTACCTGGAAGCACGTCAAGGCCGACGGAGCGCTGATCGACCTTGCGATCTATTCGCGCGAACTGACCTATGCCGAGCGGCCGGCGGTGCTGCTCGCGCTGATGGACATCACCGAGCGCAAGCGCGCGGAGGCGCGGCTTGCCTTCATGGCCCAACATGACGGGCTGACCGGCCTGCCCAACCGCAATCTGCTGCGCCAGCAGGTGGACGAGATGCTGCTGCACACGCGGCGCAGCACCGACAAGGTCGCGCTGCTCATCCTCGGGCTCGACAGTTTCAAGTCGGTCAACGACACGCTGGGACACGCGGTCGGCGACACACTGCTCCGCGGCGTCGCCAAGCGGCTGCGCTCCACCTTGCGCGAGGAAGATGCGCTGGCGCGGCTCAATTCCGACGAGTTCGCGATCGTGCAAAGCGGTCTGGCGCGGCCCGAAGACGCGGTGATGCTGGCCAAGCGTCTCCTGGAAGCCATCGCCGATCCCTATCTGCTCGACGGCCATTCCGTGGTGATCGGCGCCTCCATCGGCATCGCGATGGCGCCTGGCGACGGCGATGAATCCGAAAAGTTGCTCAAGAGCGCCGACATGGCGCTGTCACGGGCCAAGCTCGACGCGCGCGGCAGCTTCGCCTTCTTCGAGGCCGCGCTGGATGCAAAAGCGCAGAGCCGCCGCAAGATCGAGGTCGAGCTGCGCGACGCCATCCAGAACGACGTGCTGCGCCCCTATTACCAGCCGCTGATCGACCTCCAGAGCGGCCGCATCACCGGGTTCGAGGCGCTGGTGCGCTGGCCGCATGCCGAGCGCGGCATGGTCTCGCCGGCCGAGTTCATTCCGGTCGCTGAGGACACCGGCCTGATCAATCCGCTCGGCGGCTTGATGCTGCGCCGGGCCTGCCTGGATGCCGCAGCCTGGCCGGACGACGTCCGCGTCGCCGTCAACCTGTCGCCGTTGCAGTTCCGCAGCGGCAATCTGCTCTCGATCGTCACCGACGCCTTGAAGCATTCCGGCCTGTCGCCGCGGCGGCTCGAGCTCGAGATCACCGAGACGCTGCTTTTGGAAAAGAGCGCGCAGGTGCTGGCGAGCCTGCATGCGCTGCGCGCGCTGGGCGTGCGCATCTCGATGGACGACTTCGGCACCGGCTATTCCAGCCTCAGCTATTTGCGCAGCTTCCCCTTCGACAAGATCAAGATCGACCAGTCCTTCGTGCGCGATCTCGGCGCCAACCGTGAGGCCCAGGCGATCATCCGCTCCATCGTCAGCCTCGGCAAAGGCCTGGGCGTCACCATCACCGCCGAAGGCGTGGAGACCGAAGCCGAACTCAGCTGCCTCCGCACCGAGGGCTGCGACGAAGGCCAGGGCTTTCTGTTCAGCAAGGCCCGGCCGAATGCCGAGATCATCAGCCTGCTCGCTGCCCAGCGCGGGATTGACGGCGAGGATGCGGCACTGGTGGCGTGA
- the mepA gene encoding penicillin-insensitive murein endopeptidase, whose product MSPRHIAPLLLVMTLLAAGGALAQDKGSVTPKPLPPLANPNDPELAAKELFARKLLPSKGSAHVIGSYTKGCIGGADQMPVNGDHWQVMRLSRNRSYGHPEMIALIKRLAARAHKNAGWPGILVGDIAQPRGGPALSGHASHQIGLDADIWLTPMPDRRLSREEREDMSAVMMVRPDRLDIDPKVFTSGHVLVLRDAAREPAVQRIFVNAAIKKALCREAKGDRAWLSKIRPWWGHDYHFHIRMHCPAGAGECEGQPSQSEDEGCKPADLSYWFSDAVLHPKPPPEPPKPKPPMTLAQMPAACKAVLHAADAKP is encoded by the coding sequence ATGAGTCCCCGCCACATCGCCCCTCTCCTGCTTGTCATGACGCTCCTGGCCGCCGGCGGCGCGCTGGCCCAGGACAAGGGCAGCGTCACGCCGAAGCCGCTGCCGCCGCTCGCCAATCCCAACGACCCGGAGCTCGCCGCCAAGGAGCTGTTCGCGCGAAAGCTGCTGCCGTCGAAGGGGTCGGCCCATGTCATCGGCTCCTACACCAAGGGCTGCATCGGCGGCGCGGATCAGATGCCGGTCAACGGCGACCATTGGCAGGTGATGCGGCTGTCGCGCAATCGCAGCTACGGTCACCCCGAGATGATCGCGCTGATCAAGCGGCTCGCGGCCAGGGCGCACAAGAACGCGGGATGGCCGGGCATCCTGGTCGGCGATATTGCCCAGCCGCGGGGCGGCCCGGCGCTGTCAGGCCATGCCAGCCATCAGATCGGCCTCGATGCCGACATCTGGCTGACGCCGATGCCAGACCGCCGCCTCTCGCGCGAGGAGCGCGAGGACATGTCGGCGGTGATGATGGTGCGCCCCGACCGGCTCGACATCGATCCAAAAGTGTTCACATCAGGCCATGTGCTGGTGCTGCGCGATGCGGCGCGGGAGCCGGCGGTGCAGCGCATCTTCGTCAATGCCGCGATCAAGAAGGCGCTGTGCCGCGAGGCCAAGGGCGACCGCGCGTGGCTGTCGAAGATCCGCCCATGGTGGGGCCACGACTACCACTTCCACATCCGCATGCATTGCCCGGCTGGCGCCGGGGAATGCGAGGGTCAGCCGTCGCAATCCGAGGACGAAGGCTGCAAGCCCGCCGACCTCTCCTATTGGTTCTCCGACGCGGTACTGCACCCCAAGCCGCCGCCGGAGCCGCCAAAACCGAAGCCGCCGATGACGCTGGCGCAGATGCCGGCGGCCTGCAAGGCGGTGCTGCATGCGGCGGATGCGAAGCCGTAG
- the modA gene encoding molybdate ABC transporter substrate-binding protein produces the protein MNRIAELVTAFVVLASASLSPAAAEDKTITVFAAASMKNALDEVDAAYTAKTGVKFSVSYAASSVLARQIEQGAPADVFVSADTDWMDYATARKTINESSRVNLLGNSIVLIAPKDSKVDDVTIAQGFDLAKLAGDGRIATGDVKSVPVGKYAKAALEKLGAWQATEPKFAMAESVRAALTLVARGEANLGIVYATDAKVEPGVKIVGTFPADSHPAIIYPVAATTTAKGEAKDYLAFLRSSAAKTILEKYGFRFLISPTT, from the coding sequence ATGAATCGTATTGCCGAACTTGTCACCGCCTTCGTCGTCCTCGCAAGCGCGAGCCTTTCGCCTGCTGCTGCCGAGGACAAGACCATCACTGTGTTTGCCGCGGCGTCGATGAAGAACGCGCTCGACGAGGTCGACGCTGCCTACACCGCCAAGACCGGCGTCAAGTTCTCGGTCAGCTATGCCGCCAGCTCGGTGCTGGCGAGGCAGATCGAGCAGGGCGCGCCGGCCGACGTGTTCGTCTCGGCCGACACCGACTGGATGGACTACGCGACAGCCAGGAAGACCATCAACGAGTCTTCCCGAGTCAATCTGCTCGGCAACAGCATCGTGCTGATCGCGCCGAAGGATTCCAAAGTCGACGACGTCACCATCGCGCAAGGTTTTGACCTCGCCAAGCTTGCCGGCGACGGCAGGATCGCGACCGGGGACGTCAAGTCGGTGCCGGTGGGCAAGTATGCCAAGGCGGCACTCGAAAAGCTCGGGGCATGGCAGGCCACCGAGCCGAAATTCGCCATGGCCGAGAGCGTACGCGCGGCGCTGACGCTGGTGGCGCGCGGCGAGGCCAATCTCGGCATCGTCTATGCCACCGACGCCAAGGTCGAGCCCGGCGTCAAGATCGTCGGCACCTTCCCGGCGGATTCGCATCCCGCGATCATCTATCCCGTCGCCGCGACCACGACCGCGAAAGGCGAGGCCAAGGATTATCTCGCCTTCCTGCGCTCCTCGGCCGCCAAGACCATCTTGGAAAAATACGGCTTCAGGTTCCTGATCAGCCCCACGACGTGA
- the modB gene encoding molybdate ABC transporter permease subunit yields the protein MSEISPAEWTAILLSLRVAIIATLVATPFGIALAWLLARRDFWGKSVLDAVVHLPLVLPPVVTGYLLLLTFGRRGLVGGFLADTLGIVFAFRWTGAALACGLMSFPLLVRPMRLSIEAIDRRLEQAAETLGAAPWKVFFTVTLPLALPGVLAGMVLGFAKAIGEFGATITFVSNIPGETQTISSAIYSLIQTPDGDAAAGRLVIVSIVLALGALIAAEWFARRATARLHGN from the coding sequence ATGTCCGAGATTTCTCCCGCCGAATGGACCGCGATCCTGCTCTCGCTCAGGGTCGCGATCATCGCAACGCTGGTGGCGACGCCATTCGGCATCGCGCTCGCGTGGCTGCTGGCGCGGCGTGATTTCTGGGGCAAGTCGGTGCTCGATGCCGTCGTGCATCTGCCGCTGGTGCTGCCGCCTGTCGTCACCGGCTATCTGCTGTTGTTGACGTTCGGCCGGCGCGGCCTCGTCGGCGGCTTCCTCGCCGACACGCTCGGCATCGTCTTCGCCTTCCGCTGGACCGGCGCGGCGCTTGCCTGCGGCTTGATGTCGTTCCCGCTGCTGGTGCGGCCGATGCGGCTGTCGATCGAGGCGATCGACCGCCGGCTCGAGCAGGCCGCCGAGACGCTCGGCGCCGCCCCCTGGAAAGTGTTCTTCACGGTGACGCTGCCGCTGGCGCTACCCGGTGTGCTCGCCGGCATGGTGCTCGGCTTTGCCAAGGCGATCGGCGAGTTCGGCGCCACCATCACCTTCGTCTCCAACATTCCCGGCGAGACCCAGACGATTTCGTCCGCGATCTACTCGCTGATCCAGACACCGGACGGCGACGCAGCCGCGGGCCGGCTCGTGATCGTCTCGATCGTGCTCGCGCTGGGCGCGCTGATCGCGGCCGAATGGTTCGCCCGCCGCGCCACCGCGCGATTGCACGGGAACTGA